The following are encoded in a window of Hippoglossus hippoglossus isolate fHipHip1 chromosome 23, fHipHip1.pri, whole genome shotgun sequence genomic DNA:
- the rergla gene encoding ras-related and estrogen-regulated growth inhibitor-like protein — protein sequence MTEMKIAVLGGEGVGKSALIVRFLTRRFIGEYASSSECVYRKCLSVDGRQVHLELYDPCSQACEGKSALKSQIHWADGFILVYDISDRSSFLAVKAIVHLIRELHRGSAKRDVDSLIFLVGNKQDLCHMREVQREEGQRLAAEFHCQFHELSVAEHYQEVALIFSKMVQKASLGSKAKERRRRPSGSKSMVKLINNVFGKRRKSV from the exons ATGACTGAGATGAAGATTGCAGTGCTGGGCGGTGAAGGTGTTGGCAAATCAG ctctcatcGTCCGGTTCCTCACCAGGCGTTTTATTGGCGAGTACGCATCATCCTCAG AGTGCGTGTACAGgaagtgtctgtctgtggatgGGAGGCAGGTTCACCTGGAGCTCTATGACCCCTGCTCTCAG gCCTGTGAGGGTAAGTCTGCTTTAAAGAGCCAGATCCACTGGGCTGATGGGTTCATTTTGGTGTACGATATCAGCGACCGCTCCTCCTTCCTCGCCGTCAAAGCCATCGTGCACCTGATCCGAGAGCTGCACCGGGGATCTGCCAAAAG GGACGTAGACTCGCTCATATTTTTGGTGGGCAACAAACAGGACCTGTGCCACATGCGAGAGGTGCAACGTGAAGAGGGTCAGCGTCTCGCCGCCGAGTTTCACTGCCAGTTCCACGAGCTGTCGGTGGCTGAGCACTACCAGGAGGTGGCGCTCATATTCTCCAAGATGGTGCAGAAGGCCAGTCTGGGCAGCAAGGCCAAGGAGCGCAGGAGACGCCCGAGCGGCTCCAAGTCCATGGTCAAGCTCATCAACAACGTCTTCGGCAAGAGGAGGAAATCGGTGTGA